The sequence ATTTCCTCCTTCTAGGTAATTTGTTTCATCATAAAATAAAATATCTCGATCGGGTTTGATGAAAAGAGAATTCGAAAGAAGAAACAACAAAACAAGAAGAGAATAGAGTTTGTAAAATTTTAGCTTCATCGAATCAGTTTCTTCCTAAACAGATGAACTATCTATCCAGAAACAAAGAAAAGTCCATTATTCTACGAAAATAATGAAACATCTTTCACGAAGCAAGATGTTTCATGAAACAAAGAACACCAATTCTTGAAAAAGTCTTTTATAGTTGTATCTCTATATCGGTAACAGGAAAGGCAACACAAGAGTGAATCCATCCGAACTTTTTATCAGACTTTCGAATTTTAGCCTCTGGAGGGCTGAATACTTTTCCTGATTTTAGTTTCACTCGACACAGACTACATTCACCCGATCGACAAGCATTCTCAGTAAAATATCCATTTCTTTCTAAACTATTCAGAAGAGGTTCTCCAACTTTCGCTAAAAAAGTTTGGTGATCTCCTACTTTGACTTTTACTTCCTTTGTAGGAAGAAGCGAATTAGGCCAACCTTCCATTGTGTCGGGTCTTGGAGGTGGGCCATTACTTTCGATTAAGATCCGTCCCGATTTAACTCCAAGCTCAGAAAGAAGTTTTCCTACATGTTCATTAAAAGGAGTGGGGCCACATACATAATACATTTTTGATGGAGCATTTTGAAGTAAAGTTTGTAATGTTTTAAAATCCAATCGACCACGATATCCCTTAAAATTTGGACTCACTTGACGAGAAAGGAACTCGGTCAAAATAAAGTTTTGGTGAACAGAAGCTAATGCCCGAAGTTCATCAATAAAAATTACATCATCTTCATAACTATTAGAATAAATGATATGGAATCGAAAGTCTTTGTCCGATGCCAAAAACGATTTCAACATACTCATTGCAGGAGCAATCCCTGATCCACCAGCAAGGAATACCAAATCGAAACCATGAAAAAGGGGATTGTGATGGAACGAACCCATTGGTCCGCTAGATTCAAATTCTTGTCCAACCTTTACATCATCCAACAAATATGGACTCACAAATCCACCTTCTGCTCGTTTGATGGTCAATTCATACGAATTTAAATC is a genomic window of Leptospira bourretii containing:
- a CDS encoding FAD-binding oxidoreductase; protein product: MLDNNKKLETNILNSVVGFQEAALKKEELENKGSNFKEEKGLVRQKINSLHPKRLKLRVEEIRVDTVSTKTLKMVSVDGKKLPPFQAGQYINLFVSLSGVQTARPYSISSSPKDLNSYELTIKRAEGGFVSPYLLDDVKVGQEFESSGPMGSFHHNPLFHGFDLVFLAGGSGIAPAMSMLKSFLASDKDFRFHIIYSNSYEDDVIFIDELRALASVHQNFILTEFLSRQVSPNFKGYRGRLDFKTLQTLLQNAPSKMYYVCGPTPFNEHVGKLLSELGVKSGRILIESNGPPPRPDTMEGWPNSLLPTKEVKVKVGDHQTFLAKVGEPLLNSLERNGYFTENACRSGECSLCRVKLKSGKVFSPPEAKIRKSDKKFGWIHSCVAFPVTDIEIQL